In Rhodococcus pseudokoreensis, the DNA window CGACGGCCACCACCACCACAGCTCCTGCTGACGCGGAGCGGTAGGTGCGCACATTTTGGGCTTGAATACGTACATGACGACTCTTCCTGTTGCTGATGCCCAAGCCCAGCTGCCGCGGCTGGTCGAGGAGGCTGAACGCACCCATGAGCGGTTCGAGATCACCCGCAACGGGCACCGCGCCGCGGTCCTGCTGGGCGCCGACGACTATGACGCGTTGCGAGAGACGATCGCCGTGTTGTCGGACACGGATCTGCTGGCGGCGCATCTCGCCGGCCGGGCCGACGTCGAGGGCGGGGACGTCGTTGATGCGCAGTAGCTGGCGCGACTGATGCGTGACGTTCGGTCGTCCGAGAGGTGAGCGAGCCAGCCGACCGGCCTCGGTGGAGTCCTCAGACGGTGTAGTGCAGCAGGGAGACGCCGTTCTGGAAGCCGCGGGCCTCGACCAGCTGTAGCCTCGGCGTCTCGTAGCCGTCGGGGAACAGCCGTCGTCCCCGACCCTGGACGACGGGGTATACGAACAGCCGGTACTCGTCGACCAGACCGGACTCGATCAGGGCATGGGTCAGCGTGACGCTACCGGTGACGATGATGTCACGGCCCTCCTGCCCCTTCAGGGCTCGCACCTGGGCGATCCAGTCGCCCGTGAGCACGGTCGAGTTCTCCCACTCGGGGTCGGACATAGTGGACGAGACGACGTACTTCTGAATCTGGTTCAGCTCATCGGTGATGCCTGTCCGGTCGTCGGTCTGTCGGGGCCAATAGCTGCGGAAGTCCTCGAACGTCTGCCGACCCAGCAACATGGCGTCCGCGCGCTCGGACTGCCGGTTGGTCGCCTCCAGCAACTCTGGATCCTGGTCTGCCGGGTCGAACCAGTCGCCGAGCATCTCGATCGAGCCGTCGAGGGTGATGTTCTGGGTGATCGCGAGTGTTCTCATGCGAATACTGACACGGCCAGGGCCGCAAAGTCATCGCCGGCAGGCCGCGGTCGGCAGTTTCGATGCCGTGTCCTCGTCGGCCGGTGTGAAGGTGGACATCGTGATCTCCGAATGAACTCCGGCGTTCAGGTGGGTCACGTGGAACGTCAGCGGCCCCGCAGCGGGGTGCTCGAAGCGCCGATCGGTGACGGGCTCGCGGGTCACGTCGCATCGCTTCCACAGCTGTTCGAACAGGGGAGACTCGGCAGTCAGTCGAGTTACCAAGTTTTTCCACGCCGGCTCACCGAGGTGCTCCGCCCACGCGGCGCGGAAGCCCGCCACGATACGGGGAATGTGCTCCTCCCAGCCGACAATGCGCGCCCGCCACTGCGGGTTGAGCAGATTTTGGACGAGAAGATTCCGCTCCCGGGACGGAACAGCGTCCAGGTCGCCCATCAGCCAGCAGTAGCCCCGGTTATATGCAAGGACGTCGTAGCGCGCATTGCTCACTATCACCGGATAGGGGTCGAGCTTGGTCATCATTGCCTTCATCGAAGGCGTGACGGCATTGCACTCCGTCGCGCTCGACGGTTCTGTCACGCCCGCCAGCGTCAGCAAATGTGCGTGCTCGTGCAGATCCAGCCGTAGCGTCCGCGAGATCGCCGTAAGCACTTGCTCGGATGCCTTGATGTCGCGACCTTGTTCGAGCCACGTGTACCAAGTGACTCCGACGCCGGCCAGTTGGGCAATCTCCTCGCGTCGCAATCCCGGGGTCCGGCGGCGCCCCCCGGTGGGCAGGCCGACCTGCTCCGGCGTGATGCGGGCCCGGCGGCTCTTCAGGAAAGCGCCGAACTCGCCGCGACGGGCACGGACTTCGGGACGTGCGTTCACATTCTTCATGGAAGCCGAACCTGGGACGGCGGCGATCCAGGTGGCGCGAATACCAGGATAAATTCACTCCTTGTACCAGGACGACGATCGTTCATTCTTGACTCATGAGACTTGGACTTCGACTGCCCCAGCGGATCGGCACTGATTTGCGTCACGACGTCACGGAAGTAGCCAGAGTTGCCGAACGCGCTGGGTTCGACAGTGTCTGGGCCTGGGAGAGACTGTTGTTTCCGGTGGCACCCCGCGATTCCTTTACTCCGGGCGCGCCGTGGCCGTCCGCGTATCGGCAAGCGGCTGACCCGCTGATCGTCCTCACCGCCGCAGCAGTGGTGACGGAGCGAGTCCGACTGGGCACCAGCGTGATAGTTGCCGGCCTTCATCAGCCTCTCCAACTTGCGAAGAGATTCGCGACGCTCGACCAGATCAGTGGCGGGCGTGTGGTCGCGGGGTTGGGAACAGGCTGGGCAGTAGACGAGTTCGAGGCGGTCGGCATGGCCAAGTCCGACCGCGGCCGACTCCTCGACGAGACCCTCGACGTCTTCGACGCAGCCTGGGGGCCGGATCCAGTGAACTATCGCGGGCCCCACACGCTCATCGACAACGCCTACGTCCTGCCGAAGCCCGCGTCGCCGATCCCCGTCATCTTGGCCGGCGATGTCGATGTCAGCTCGGCAGGAGGCCCCAATGCACGTGTGCTGGAACGGATTGCCCGACGTTCCGACGGCTGGATGCCGCTCTTCCCGACGCCTGGCGCCGCCGGTGCTGACAAGCTTCGCACGGGGTGGGACGTGATCCGCCAGTCCGCGGCCGCCGCGGGGCGGGACCCGTCCGAGATGGAAATGATCGTGGTGGGGAACGTCGCGTTCTCCGAGACTCCGCTCGGCGACGATCGGATCGGTTTCTCGGGCACAACCGCGCAGATTCTCGACGACATCGCCTCCGTGGCAAGTGCGGGCGCAGACGAGTTGATCCTCGACCTGCACCTGCAGGACTGGTGGCGGGACACAAGTCAGATGCTGGACAAAGCTCTCGAGATTCGGGAGCTCGTCTCGGCGGCGGGAGTCTGAGTCCGAGCCCGCATGCCGGTGGGTGACGCGCCTGACGATTCGGCCTTCACGCACGTCACCCGGACCGGTCGCCGTCGTCACGATGCGCTGGATCGCTCGAGAATCTCTTTGCGTTCCCATTCGGTCAAGCCTCCCCACACGCCGTACGGCTGTGCGGTCTCGAGCGAGTACCGGCGGCAGTGGTGGCGGGCGGCGCAGCCTCCGCAGATGCCGCGGGCGATGTCTTCTCGGAGATAGCGGGCGTGGTCTGTTTCGCTCTCCGGAGCGAAGAAGAAATAGTCGCCCACCGAAGTGCAGCTGGCTGATTCGCGCCAGTGGGCCGGATCCACTGTCGGTCGATCGTGACATACGGAGACGGTCGTCAGTGCCATGCGGTGACACGGTCGGCCCGCGCTGCGGCGGCGACTGCCTCCGCGACAGCGGGGGCGACGCGAGGATCGAGCGGGCTGGGAACGATCCTGTCGACAGCCAGCTCGTCACCGACGACCGAGAGGATCGCCTCGGCGGCGGCGAGCTTCATGCCCTCGGTGATCCGGCGGGCACCGGCGTCGAGGGCACCGCGGAACACGCCGGGGAAGGCGAGCACATTGTTGATCTGGTTCGGGAAGTCCGAGCGGCCGGTGGCGACGATCGCCGCGTGCTTGCGGGCGATGTCGGGGTGGATTTCCGGGTCCGGGTTCGACAGTGCGAACACGATGGAGTTCTCCGCCATCGTCGCGATCAACTCCTCCGGGACGGTGCCCGCGGACACGCCGAGGAACACATCTGCACCGTCGAGGGCCCGGGCGACACCGCCGCGGCGGGCGGCCGGGTTGGTGCGTCCGGCCAGGTCGACCTTCACCGCGTTCAAATCCTGACGATCCTCGGAGACGATGCCCTTCGAGTCCAGCACCGTCACGTCCGCGATCCCGGCGGCGAGCAGGATGTTTGCGCACGCGACACCGGCGGCGCCGGCACCGGAAATCACCACGCGCAACCCACGGATGTCGCGGTCCTGGACCTTCACCGCGCCCTTGAGGGCGGCGAGGACGACGATGGCGGTGCCGTGCTGGTCGTCGTGCATGACTGGGCAGTCCAGGGCCTCGATGACCCGCTGTTCGATCTCGAAGCAGCGGGGTGCGGAGATGTCCTCGAGGTTGACGGCGCCGAAACTGGGTCGCAGCCGGATCAGGGTCTCGACGATCTCGTCGGGGTCCTGGGTGTCGAGGACCAGCGGGATCGAGTTCAGGCCGGCGAAGTTCTTGAACAGCGCCGACTTGCCTTCCATGACGGGGAGGGAGGCGCGGGGGCCGATGTCCCCGAGGCCGAGGACCGCGGAGCCATCGGAGACGACGACCACGAGGCGGTTGGTCCAGGTGTAGCGGTCGGCGAGGGTCTCGTCGGCGTGGATGGCGCGGGAGACCTGCGCGACACCGGGCGTGTAAGCGATGGACAGATCCCTCTGGGAATCGAGGGGGGCGGTCAGCTCGACGGACAGCTTGCCGCCGAGGTGGCCGGCGAAGACTTCCTCGTCGGTCAGCTCGACTGTCTGTGGTGCGGTGGGTTCGGACACGCGGGTCACGGAAACTCTTTTCTCTGAACGGCTTTGCGAAGTGGGCGAGGACGCTGTTCTGGGCCCCTCTGTGGTGTCAGACGACCATCGGGGTCATGCCCAGGATCATCAGTGCCGACCCCGCCGCCGCGAACTTGACGCCGGGACGCTCGCGGCGCGGGGTGGAGCGATAGAGGTGCAGGGTCAACAGGGCCCAGCACACGAGCACGACGAGGGGAAGCCAGCCCGTCGAGATTCCTGCGCCACCGTGATGGTGGCCGGAGGGTGCCGGCGCCGACGCCGCTGGGGTGGCAGCGGACGTCGGCGCCAGGAGCAGCAGCACCCCCATGGCCGTGAGGTCGACCGCGCAGGGAACCGCGGTTCGGCGGTGCATGGTCTCGCCGGTGACGAACACGGCGAGGCCGATGAGGACGGCACCCTCCAGCAGGTGGATCCCTGCCGGCATGCCGGGGATCATCATCGCGACCATGGACAGCGCCATCGCGGCGTGCGCGATCCGGACCCGGCAGGTGGTTCCGTGCGCTCGCCACATCGGGACGAGGGCACCGACCGCTCCGACGAACATCGTCGCGTACGCGACTGGGATATCGAACATCGTCACACTCGGCGACCCACAGAATGCACGCTCTACGGCGCCACTGGGTAGTGGCTGGTGATGGCAACCCGGTTCCAGGCATTCATCACGATCGTGAGCCAGCTGATCGCGGACACCTGATCGTCTGTGAGGGAGCCGTCGTCCCAGGTGCGCCGTTCCGGAACGGCGAGACCGGTGACCTGTTCGGCGAGGGCGAGCGCAGCACGCTCCTGGTCGCTGAAGTACTGCGCTTCCCACCACGCCGCGACGACCGCGAGCCGATCAGCCTTTTCGCCCTTGGCCAGGGAGTCGCGGGTGTGCATGCGAAGGCAGAAGGCGCAGCCGTTGAGCTGGGAGACGCGGATCTTCACCAACTCCACCAGAAGCGGATCCACGCCCGCAAGATCCAGAGCGGACTTCACTTCCGCGTCCAGCTTCACCAGGCTCTTGTAGACGGTCGGGTGCTGCTTGCCGACATTTACGCTGCTCATATTGTTCCTTTTGGGTAGGTTGTCGAATGGTTGTGGGACTGAATGTTTCAGTCGATCGCCCGGTTGACGTGAGCGGCGATCACCTCGTACATCCGGCGGGTTATCTCGGTCTCGTCGGTCATGATGTCGTAACCGTGGTCGACACCGCGCACCTCGACGTACTCGGCGAGCGCGCCGACCGCCTCGAGCTTGTCCGCGTACCGCTTGGCTTCGCTGCGCAGTCGGTCGAACTCCGCGGTGATGACCAATGCCGGTGCGATACCCGCGATGCCGTTGGCGTTGTCTCCCCATGCCGGCGAGACGAACCGGTGGCTACGTTGTGCGCGATCGGGGGTGTAGGCGGTATCGAACACCTCGCACAACCACGGCTGCAGGACGGCTTTCGAGCCCAGCGGTGACGGCTTCTGGGAGGGAGGCGTCACGATGTCGAGCGGCGGGTAGTGCAGAATCTGCAACGAGATGGCGGGGCCGTCGTTCTCCAGCGACATCCGCGACACGGCTGCCGACAGATTGCCTCCCGCGCTCTGGCCGCCGACGCACAACCGCCTGCCGTCCCAGTCACGCTCCGGTGCCGATGCCCACTGAACTACGTCGTAGAACTGCTCGGCGGGCGTGGGAAATCGTTTGTGCGGCGCCAACGCGTAATCCGTATTGAGCACATAGACATTGGCGTGGGCGGCGAGGAAGCGGCACCAGGCGTCGTCCTGCTCCCGGCGTCCCACTACGAAGCCGCCGCCGTGAGCATTCACGTACACCCCGGGGGTGCCTGTCGGCGACTGCGGGGGATAGATGGTCGCAGCAACCGGACCGTGGCGCGTCTCGATGCTGATATCGGTGGTGCGAATAGCGATTTCAGGGAACCGCGGTTCGCCGGCGGGGTGAATCGCAGAGTTGATCTTGGCGGCGAACCGGCGGGCAATGACGTCGGCCACCGCCCGTCGCGACAGTATTGACATGAATCCTCATTTCGTCTCGATTGCGCGACTCGGAGTCGCAGCGGCGCTCAGCCCTGGTGCTGACGTGCGCTGGGGTGACGCAGATGGTCGCGGGCAATGATCTCTTCCGGTTCGAGCATGGTGATCATGTCCACGTCGGGAGCGCAGATGCACACGGCGACGAACCGGCTCCAGGCCTGCGGATCGGGATTGGAGACCTGGTAGTGCACGACGTCACCGCCGGGTTCCCAGAACGCCTCGCCCGCAACGATTACCCGGGGCTCTTCGCCTTCCAGTTCGAAGAAGATGCTTCCCTCCAGTACGTAACCGAACACCGGTCCGGAGTGGCGATGGGGCGCGAGTCCGGGGTCTGCCGGTGGGAGTTCGACGAGCTGTGTCATCGCGTGCGAACCCTCGGGAATCGCGGGCGGGGTGGCGCAGAGCAGGTCGGTGACCTTGACGTTTCCTTTGGCCAACATGGGCTTGTCCTTTCAGGAGTGAGTGTTTCGTATCGTGTGACTGAGTAGCTCGCCTACTGCGCCGAACGTGAAGTGCGTCGGCAGTTCACCTGTCTCGTCCAGCCCGAAGAGGGCCCCGTACGATCGCAGAGACGTGATATCGCGGTGATCGGCAATGGTGACCGACGCGCAGGGGATCACCTTTTCCCGCGAGGCGAAGACGTAGATTCCGGGGCGTAGTTGATAGGTCGTGCACTCGTCGGTGTCCGCAAGGCCGGCCGCGGGTCCGGCCAGACAGTGCCACGTGTACGAGTGCTGTCCGAGGTAGATGTGCTCGTAGCTGTGATCGTCGCTGAAGGTCCACAGCAATCGTCGACCCAGGAGTGCGGTCGTGGGTGCCGGTTCCGGTCCGCGGGTCTCCAGTCCCTCGATGCGGCCCTGCAGGAAGTTGTGCTGGACCCGGGTCCGGCCTTCGGCCGGATCTCCGATCGTGCTCACGATGGCCAGGCTTCGTCCGTGGTCGAAGTCGAGGACGAGGCTGACTGCTGTATTCGGCACGTTCTCACGATGATGGAATTGTGTGTACACCAACCCTTCTGCGACGTCGAAGGCCTCGTAGTCGTCAATTCCGGAGATCGCGGGGTGCGGGTCGCCGGCTCCGGGCTCGTAGCTCCATTCGACGGTGGCCGTGCCGAAGCGATGCGACACCCGGCTGCCGTGGGAGTTGGTGAACACGATGTTGCGGCCGGCCACACTGCTCGACCTGACGGCCTTGTTGCCGTCGAATCCCGGCGCGAGTCCGTCCAGTGGCGGCCAGGTCCTGGTATCAGAGAAGTCGATGGAGTTGGTGGTCATGCGTGCTTTCTCCGTTCGTAGCGTTCGGGAGTACTCGAAAGTGCTCGGCGCGCGAGGGCCGGTCAGGTGAGGACGGGGTTCTTCTCGACGTCCCAACTGACGTGCAGCGACTCCGGGCCGCGGAACGAGGTGTTCGGAACGTAGTGGAACTCCTGGTGATCGAGAGTCATGTGAGGCAGGCGCCGCGTCAGTTCCTCCAGGTAGATGATCATCTCCAGCCGGGCGAGATGGTTACCCAGGCACATGTGTGTTCCCGCGCCGAATGCGATGTGCGCTTTGGCGTCTCGGTCGATATCGAACCGTTCGGGATCGTCGAACACGGAGCCGTCCTGGTTCGCTGACGCGATCACCATGAGGATCTTTCCGCCCGCGGGAATCGTCACGTCGCCGACCTGTACGTCCTGCTTCGCGACTCGGCGCCAAGCGGCCACAGAGGGATTGAGTCGCAGACACTCCTCGACCGCCGCGGGGATCAGAGATGGGTCCGCACACAGGCGATCCCACTGGTCGCGGTTCCTCAACAGAGTGACGACCGCGTTCGCGGTGGCATTCGTCGTGGTCTCGTGCGCCGCCATCGCGCCACCCATGACGTTCGTCTGCAGCCACGTGTCGGAGATGACGTCCGGGTGTTCGCGCTGCATCGTGATCGCATGGCCCAGCCACCCTGGTGGATTGTCGAGTTCCTTGAGTTTCCCGATGACGCGTTCACCCATCTCCCAGAACTGGCCCAGGCCGTCGGCGGCACGGATCTGCTCCTCTGGGCTCGGCCGGCCCCACACGAATTCGGTCATGGACGTGGCCAGCTTGCGTACGGTGTCGACGTCCTCCTCGGGAATCCCCAGGAACTGCAGAGCGACCAAACAGGGGATGTCCCAGAGCATATCGGCGACGAGATCGGCGTGACCCTGATCGACGAATTGATCGATGTAGGCGTTCGTCGTATCCCGAATGTAGGGAGCGAGAGGGTCGATCCGGTCCGGCATGAATGCCGGAGCGTTCAGCCGGCGGTACTGCCGATGCATGGGCGGGTCGGAATCCGCGAGGACAGGGCAGGGCGCGAAGTTGTACTTGCCGAGCTGCGCGCCGGCCTCCTCGGAAGGAGGGGTGACCGGCGTCAGGGTGATGGCCGCAGAGAAGTGATTGAATTGGCTGAAGACCGATTTCACGTCTTCGTGCCGCGTGACGACCCAGTAGTCCGAATCGTCGTTGTAGAACACCGGTTGGCTCTCGCGAGCCCACGCCAGCGAGGCCCCCGGATTCTCCTGATATTCGCGGTCGAAGAACGAGAATCCTGCGGCGGTATGAGCGACCGGGCACCCAGTCATTGTTTTCCTCTCTTCGGTGGGCTGTCAGAGGTCGAGCGTTATCTTTGGACACGCAGCCCTACTGATGCAGATCATCAAGGTGCTGTTTTCTTCCTGCTCTGCGGGGCTGAGAACTGAATCGCGGTGGTCGGCCAGGCCCGACACGATATTTGTTTCGCAGGTCCCGCACGTTCCCTCGGAGCAGGAGAATGGTGCGGGTATGCCGGCGGCCCGTGCTACGTCGAGGATTGATTGATCCGATCCGACCGAGACGGTGATACCGCTCCGGACGAATTCGACTTCGAATTCATCGAGGACGGGTGCGTCCGTCGGAGTTTTCGGAGTGAACCGCTCCAGGTGAATTTCGCCGATATTGTCGAAGTCGGCGGCCATCGCCTCCACAGCACACAGCAGACTCTCCGGGCCGCACACGTACACCGCGGTTTCGGGAGTGACATCCGCAAGGATGCGCGCGAGATCGATCCGCCCGTGGATGTCTGCCGGAACCAACGTCACGCGGTCGTGGTGAGCCTGTTTCAGGTCGTCTGCGAATGCCATGTTGCGTCGACTGCGACCTCCATAAATCAGGGACCATTCGGCGCCCACTCGATCGACCGACGTGATCATCGGGAGGAACGGGGTGATTCCGATTCCTCCCGCAATGAACAGATACCGGGGCGCGTCGACGAGGTGAAAGTTGTTGCGTGGCCCACGAATGGTGATGCTTTCGCCTTCGCGTAATTCGTGATGAAGGCGTGTGGAGCCGCCTCGGCCGTCGGGTTGGTACAGGACGCTCACCTGCCACGAACGACGATCGCCGGGTTCCCCGCACAGGGAGTACTGCCGGACCATGTCCGGTCCGAGTACGACGTCGATGTGGGAACCGGGCGTCCACTCGGGGAGGTCTCGACCGTCGGCGCGGACGAGGGTCAGCTGCGTGACGGTGTCGGTGATCGGCGTCTTGGCCTTGATTTCCATCGCGAGGTCCTCGTGTGCCTGATTCTCGGGGTCCGCTCGCCGAGGCTCCTGGCCGGAGTGTCGGGCCTCGAACTGCGATGCCATGGGGACTCCTTCGAATTTCGGCCGGATGCCCCGGCGTGGACTGTGTTGCACCAAGCCACGGTGTGATCGGACGCACCATCGGGCTGCGCGAATGGGGTAGGTCACAACGTGTGGTCCGTCGTAATCTGCCGTAGCGAGCGATTACGCACATGGGGCAGATCACGGTAGGGGGTACGGAAGTTGCGGATGTCCGTACTGGGTGCGGTCAGCGTCGAACGCGGTGAAACGGTTCCGACCTACGAGTTCGCGGTCCGGTCAGTGGGACTGTCCGATGTACCACGAGGCGATCTGGCTGCGCGAGACGAACCCGAGGCGCGTCATGATGTTCTCGATGTGGCTCTCCACGGTGCGCACGGAGATCACGAGAGCCGCCGCGATCTGTGGACTGGTCAGGCCCTTCGATATCAGGGCTGCGATCTCTTGCTGCCGACTGGTGAGCGCGGGTGGCTCATCCTCGGGAATCGACTCGGCGACCTGTTCCGCCAGTGCATAGGCGATGATTCCCGTCGGGGACCGCTTTGCGCCTGCCTGTAGAGCTGCCGACAGGGCCCGAGGCGCCATGGCCTGCTCGAGCAGACCGCGGCAGGCAGAGTGATATCCCGTGAGTGTCGGTCCGAATGCCACCAATTCCGTGCCCGTGCGCCGCCACAGGCTTCGAGAGGCCCCTATCAGTTGTGCCGCGCGCTCGAACTGACCGGTCGATCCCGCGATCCAGGCCAGAAGCTCGGTCATCAGGGCGGTCCCCAGGGACGGATCGAAGATGCGGTGATCACGAAGCGCGTCGAGCGCGGTCTCATGTGCCGCGGTGAAGTCGCCTTGCAGCCAGTGGTCGAGGCCCTGGCTCCACTTCAGGTACGAGCGCGCCCATCGTTCACCGCGATCCCGGCACACGGCCAGCGCCGACGTGCTGACGGCCGAGGCTTCCGCGCTACGGCCGTCGAGGGAAAGCACGACGGCGTACTCGAAGGACGCCATCAGCCATTCGGCGGTCTCGCCGACGTCGGCCAACTCTCGCAGCGCGACCTCGAAATGAGTCTCGGCCTCGGCAAGGTCGCCGCGAAGCTGTGCAGCGAGTCCCCGCAGCCCGACGCAGTGGGCCGCCGCATCAGCAAGGTGAAGCTGCGTCGCCAATGCTTCGCATTCGTCGAGGCGCAGTGCTGCCACCTCGTGGTCGCCCTGGAGAAGCGACACCCTGGCAGCGACCCACAGCGCTTTTGCCCGGGCCGGCGTGGGCGCCCGGTCACCGTCGGGTGCGTCGAGCGCTTCGTCTGCCCACCTGCGACCCTCGGCAATGTATCCATCGGCGTACCAGCGATATCGCAGTCCGGCGATCAACTCGAGTTGGTAGTCGTGGCCCGGGCCTACGGTGTCCAGCGCGGCGCGGAGATTTTCCCGCTCGATGCGCATCCACTTGGCAGAGGCGGCTTGGTCGGGCCCGCACCAGGACCGTTCCAGGCCTTTGACCACGCCGAGAAAGTACTGACGGTGGCGGCTGTGGAATTTCTCGGAGTCTCCCGTCAGCGCGAGTATCTCTGCGCCGTAGGCCCGGATGGTTTCCAGCATCCGGAAGCGCATCGTCGATTCTTGGTCCTCGACTCCGAGGATGGATTGATTCACCAGGGAACTCAACAGATCGAGCGTGGTTGTGGACAGGTGGCCGCCCTCGGCGTCTCCGCCCCCGCACACGCCTTCGGCCGACGTCAGGTCGAAACTGCCTGCGAAAACGGAGAGGCGCGCCCACAGATCACGTTCCGGTTCCGTGCAGAGTGCAAAACTCCAATCGACGAGCGATCGGAGGGTCTGCTGGCGCGGTGCGGCCGATCGACTTCCCATTGTGAGCAGCCCGAATCGGTCCGTCAGTCGTTCCAGGATCTGGTCGAGCGAAAGAATGCGCATTCGGGCGACCGCGAGTTCGATTGCCAGCGGAATTCCCTCCAGCTGAATAACCAAACGCGCCGCTGCGGCAGCATTGTGCTCGTCGAGGACGAAACCGGGCGAGGCGGCCTCCGCACGTTCATGGAGTAATCGGATCGACTCGAATTGCGACAAGGATTCCACGGTGACCGGCGCCGCGTCATCGGGAACGGTGAGTGGAGGTACTGGATAAAGGAATTCTTCGGTCATCGTCAGCGAGGTGCGGGTAGTGACCAGAATCCGTGTCGACGGCGCATATCGCAGAATTTCGCTGACCAATGCGACGCACCCCGGGAGCACGTGCTCGCAATTGTCGAGGATGAGCAGGATCTCGCGATCGCGAAGATATTCGATCAGCTTTGCCGTGGCGTCACGATTCGACTGATCGACAATTCCCAGTGCGTGAATGACTGCAGAAGGTACGTCGCCTCCGTCCGAGACGGACGCCAATTCGACGAAGTACACGCCGTTTTCGAAAAGGTGGTTCGTCTCGTCGGCGACGTGCAACGCCAATCGGGTCTTGCCGACTCCGCCCGGCCCGATCAGGCTCACCAGCCGTCCGTTCGCCAGGCGGTCGCGGATCTCCTTGCGCTGCTGACGCCTGCCGACGAAGCTGGTCGCGGTGGACGGAACGTTGCCGCTGCGAGTTCTCGCCTTCGACACGACACCTCCACATTGCGACAGACGAAGTCAGAATATCGCAACCCCGGCGATGTGACGTCGGAATACCGAAACTCTGTTCGAAGGCGGCGTCATCGCTGAGCCGTCGGGCGGCGGTCCGTGTCGGACCGTCGTATCCGCGCTCTCTTCTGATTCTGCGGTGAGTGTGATAGAAGATAGGCACGGACACGCCGCGTGGCGATCCGTTCACCGCGAGGTCGATTACATTGCGCGAGAGCTTTTCCGGCACCCAGTCAAGCGGCGAGCACCCCGGGGGTGGCATACGAAATCCCGATTGGGACGCGGTGTCCCATGCAGTATCCGACGCCTATTTTCCGCATGAGCTCATGCCCCTGGCGGCTTCCGGCCCTGCCACGTCTTCAGGGGTGTCGGCCCTGCATCTCGGGCCGCTGCACATTGTGCGAATCAATTGGGGCGCTGATGTTGCCGTTCACAGTGAGCATCCCGGCGCCGTCGGCATCAACATCCCGCTTCGCGGCGAGCTGGAGACCCGGATCAGGGGGCGACTCGTCGTGTCCACCCCGGGCTTCGCCACGGTCAACCCCGCTGACACGCCGGCCGATATCACGCGGTGGCCGGGCACCTGCACGATTCTCGGCGTCAAGATCGATCGGGATTTCGTCCAACGCGAGTTGTGGCGCGTGACAGGCCGAGCCGACGCAGTGATCCCCGATCAGATCGATTTGCGCAGGCCCGCTGCTGCAAGCTGGTTTCGACTGCTGAGCAGCATTGTCGATCAACCCGTTGATGACGCGCTGTTGACCAACACACATGTGGCACAGGGACTGGCGGCATCGCTCACCGATGGATTCCTGCTCGCTGTTCTTCCGGACGAGACCGACGATCGGTACGCTGTCCGACCCCGGATCGTCACTCGCGTGATCGATGCCATCCATGCCGAGCCCGACCGTCTGTGGACCGCAGCGGAGATGGCCGACGTCGCCGGGGTCAGCGTACGGCGCCTGCAGGAGGGCTTCCGCATCTACCTCGGCAAGACTCCCCGCGAATGCCTGACCGAGATCCGTCTCGCCGGCGTCCGAGCCGAACTCGCCTCGGGCTCGGCCCGTTCGGTGACCGACGTTGCCCTGAAATGGGGGTTCACTCATTTCGGCCGGTTCGC includes these proteins:
- a CDS encoding cupin domain-containing protein — its product is MLAKGNVKVTDLLCATPPAIPEGSHAMTQLVELPPADPGLAPHRHSGPVFGYVLEGSIFFELEGEEPRVIVAGEAFWEPGGDVVHYQVSNPDPQAWSRFVAVCICAPDVDMITMLEPEEIIARDHLRHPSARQHQG
- a CDS encoding PDR/VanB family oxidoreductase, with protein sequence MASQFEARHSGQEPRRADPENQAHEDLAMEIKAKTPITDTVTQLTLVRADGRDLPEWTPGSHIDVVLGPDMVRQYSLCGEPGDRRSWQVSVLYQPDGRGGSTRLHHELREGESITIRGPRNNFHLVDAPRYLFIAGGIGITPFLPMITSVDRVGAEWSLIYGGRSRRNMAFADDLKQAHHDRVTLVPADIHGRIDLARILADVTPETAVYVCGPESLLCAVEAMAADFDNIGEIHLERFTPKTPTDAPVLDEFEVEFVRSGITVSVGSDQSILDVARAAGIPAPFSCSEGTCGTCETNIVSGLADHRDSVLSPAEQEENSTLMICISRAACPKITLDL
- a CDS encoding MoaF C-terminal domain-containing protein, giving the protein MTTNSIDFSDTRTWPPLDGLAPGFDGNKAVRSSSVAGRNIVFTNSHGSRVSHRFGTATVEWSYEPGAGDPHPAISGIDDYEAFDVAEGLVYTQFHHRENVPNTAVSLVLDFDHGRSLAIVSTIGDPAEGRTRVQHNFLQGRIEGLETRGPEPAPTTALLGRRLLWTFSDDHSYEHIYLGQHSYTWHCLAGPAAGLADTDECTTYQLRPGIYVFASREKVIPCASVTIADHRDITSLRSYGALFGLDETGELPTHFTFGAVGELLSHTIRNTHS
- a CDS encoding ATP-binding protein, whose translation is MSKARTRSGNVPSTATSFVGRRQQRKEIRDRLANGRLVSLIGPGGVGKTRLALHVADETNHLFENGVYFVELASVSDGGDVPSAVIHALGIVDQSNRDATAKLIEYLRDREILLILDNCEHVLPGCVALVSEILRYAPSTRILVTTRTSLTMTEEFLYPVPPLTVPDDAAPVTVESLSQFESIRLLHERAEAASPGFVLDEHNAAAAARLVIQLEGIPLAIELAVARMRILSLDQILERLTDRFGLLTMGSRSAAPRQQTLRSLVDWSFALCTEPERDLWARLSVFAGSFDLTSAEGVCGGGDAEGGHLSTTTLDLLSSLVNQSILGVEDQESTMRFRMLETIRAYGAEILALTGDSEKFHSRHRQYFLGVVKGLERSWCGPDQAASAKWMRIERENLRAALDTVGPGHDYQLELIAGLRYRWYADGYIAEGRRWADEALDAPDGDRAPTPARAKALWVAARVSLLQGDHEVAALRLDECEALATQLHLADAAAHCVGLRGLAAQLRGDLAEAETHFEVALRELADVGETAEWLMASFEYAVVLSLDGRSAEASAVSTSALAVCRDRGERWARSYLKWSQGLDHWLQGDFTAAHETALDALRDHRIFDPSLGTALMTELLAWIAGSTGQFERAAQLIGASRSLWRRTGTELVAFGPTLTGYHSACRGLLEQAMAPRALSAALQAGAKRSPTGIIAYALAEQVAESIPEDEPPALTSRQQEIAALISKGLTSPQIAAALVISVRTVESHIENIMTRLGFVSRSQIASWYIGQSH
- a CDS encoding cytochrome P450 is translated as MTGCPVAHTAAGFSFFDREYQENPGASLAWARESQPVFYNDDSDYWVVTRHEDVKSVFSQFNHFSAAITLTPVTPPSEEAGAQLGKYNFAPCPVLADSDPPMHRQYRRLNAPAFMPDRIDPLAPYIRDTTNAYIDQFVDQGHADLVADMLWDIPCLVALQFLGIPEEDVDTVRKLATSMTEFVWGRPSPEEQIRAADGLGQFWEMGERVIGKLKELDNPPGWLGHAITMQREHPDVISDTWLQTNVMGGAMAAHETTTNATANAVVTLLRNRDQWDRLCADPSLIPAAVEECLRLNPSVAAWRRVAKQDVQVGDVTIPAGGKILMVIASANQDGSVFDDPERFDIDRDAKAHIAFGAGTHMCLGNHLARLEMIIYLEELTRRLPHMTLDHQEFHYVPNTSFRGPESLHVSWDVEKNPVLT